From Nicotiana tabacum cultivar K326 chromosome 22, ASM71507v2, whole genome shotgun sequence, one genomic window encodes:
- the LOC107830852 gene encoding protein ANTAGONIST OF LIKE HETEROCHROMATIN PROTEIN 1-like isoform X1, protein MAPLKKSKKTKKDSKKFKKIKHKNKKNKSIGIVAVENKGSSECDWWDSFWHKNSPTPGCGVPCDEEDGFKYFFRVSKKTFDYICSLVREDLISRPPSGLINIEGRLLSVEKQVAIALRRLASGESQVSVGASFGVGQSTVSQVTWRFIEALEERAKHHLKWPEPSKMEIIKSEFEQSFGLPNCCGAIDETHIIMTLPAVQTSDDWCDQENNYSMLLQGIVDSEMRFLDIVTGWPGGMATSRLLKFSGFYKLCESGDRLNGNVKVVEGEELREYIIGGFGYPLLPWLITPYEGDDLSDAMLDFNALHETARSVAVKAFALLKGGWRILNKVMWRPDKQKLPSIILVCCLLHNIIIDCGDRLHPDVALSGHHDPGYEGQSCKQIESTGRLMRDKLTKHLQGISSPRKKRASSKSFASDHAEDKNGVQVQDLSECRRGYFMVLEYM, encoded by the exons ATGGCTCCACTAAAGAAATCGAAGAAAACGAAGAAAGATTCAAAGAAGTTTAAGAAAATCAAAcacaaaaacaagaaaaacaagtcCATTGGTATTGTTGCAGTTGAGAACAAAGGAAGTAGTGAATGCGATTGGTGGGACAGTTTCTGGCACAAGAACTCACCAACCCCAG GTTGTGGTGTACCTTGTGATGAAGAGGATGGTTTCAAGTATTTCTTCCGTGTTTCAAAGAAGACATTTGATTACATATGTTCGCTTGTAAGGGAGGACCTTATCTCAAGACCTCCTTCAGGTTTGATAAACATTGAGGGAAGGCTTCTTAGCGTTGAGAAGCAAGTTGCAATTGCGTTGAGAAGATTGGCTTCCGGTGAATCCCAAGTTTCAGTTGGGGCATCATTTGGTGTCGGGCAGTCCACCGTGTCTCAGGTTACCTGGAGATTCATTGAGGCGCTGGAAGAACGTGCAAAGCACCACCTTAAATGGCCAGAACCTAGTAAGATGGAGATAATCAAGTCTGAATTTGAACAATCATTTGGATTACCTAACTGTTGTGGAGCAATTGATGAAACCCACATCATAATGACTCTTCCTGCAGTTCAAACCTCAGATGATTGGTGTGATCAGGAAAACAATTACAGCATGCTTTTGCAAGGTATCGTCGACAGCGAGATGCGTTTTCTAGATATTGTGACGGGATGGCCGGGGGGCATGGCCACTTCGAGACTGTTGAAGTTCTCTGGATTTTACAAACTCTGTGAAAGCGGTGATCGTTTAAACGGAAATGTCAAAGTGGTTGAAGGAGAAGAACTTAGAGAATACATTATAGGAGGTTTTGGTTACCCTCTTCTTCCGTGGCTTATTACACCATATGAAGGTGACGACCTCTCAGATGCTATGTTGGATTTCAATGCATTGCATGAGACTGCTAGGTCAGTTGCAGTGAAGGCTTTTGCGCTATTGAAGGGAGGTTGGAGAATCCTTAATAAGGTTATGTGGAGACCTGATAAACAGAAACTCCCAAGTATCATCCTCGTGTGTTGTTTACTTCATAATATTATCATTGATTGCGGAGACCGATTACATCCTGACGTTGCGTTATCTGGTCATCATGACCCAGGATATGAGGGACAGAGCTGCAAGCAGATTGAATCAACAGGGAGATTAATGAGGGACAAATTAACTAAACACTTACAG GGCATCTCTTCCCCAAGGAAAAAGAGGGCCTCGTCAAAAAGCTTTGCTTCAGACCATGCTGAAGATAAAAACGGAGTTCAGGTGCAAGATCTTTCTGAATGTAGAAGAGGCTACTTCATGGTCCTTGAGTATATGTGA
- the LOC107830852 gene encoding protein ANTAGONIST OF LIKE HETEROCHROMATIN PROTEIN 1-like isoform X2 gives MAPLKKSKKTKKDSKKFKKIKHKNKKNKSIGIVAVENKGSSECDWWDSFWHKNSPTPGCGVPCDEEDGFKYFFRVSKKTFDYICSLVREDLISRPPSGLINIEGRLLSVEKQVAIALRRLASGESQVSVGASFGVGQSTVSQVTWRFIEALEERAKHHLKWPEPIQTSDDWCDQENNYSMLLQGIVDSEMRFLDIVTGWPGGMATSRLLKFSGFYKLCESGDRLNGNVKVVEGEELREYIIGGFGYPLLPWLITPYEGDDLSDAMLDFNALHETARSVAVKAFALLKGGWRILNKVMWRPDKQKLPSIILVCCLLHNIIIDCGDRLHPDVALSGHHDPGYEGQSCKQIESTGRLMRDKLTKHLQGISSPRKKRASSKSFASDHAEDKNGVQVQDLSECRRGYFMVLEYM, from the exons ATGGCTCCACTAAAGAAATCGAAGAAAACGAAGAAAGATTCAAAGAAGTTTAAGAAAATCAAAcacaaaaacaagaaaaacaagtcCATTGGTATTGTTGCAGTTGAGAACAAAGGAAGTAGTGAATGCGATTGGTGGGACAGTTTCTGGCACAAGAACTCACCAACCCCAG GTTGTGGTGTACCTTGTGATGAAGAGGATGGTTTCAAGTATTTCTTCCGTGTTTCAAAGAAGACATTTGATTACATATGTTCGCTTGTAAGGGAGGACCTTATCTCAAGACCTCCTTCAGGTTTGATAAACATTGAGGGAAGGCTTCTTAGCGTTGAGAAGCAAGTTGCAATTGCGTTGAGAAGATTGGCTTCCGGTGAATCCCAAGTTTCAGTTGGGGCATCATTTGGTGTCGGGCAGTCCACCGTGTCTCAGGTTACCTGGAGATTCATTGAGGCGCTGGAAGAACGTGCAAAGCACCACCTTAAATGGCCAGAACCTA TTCAAACCTCAGATGATTGGTGTGATCAGGAAAACAATTACAGCATGCTTTTGCAAGGTATCGTCGACAGCGAGATGCGTTTTCTAGATATTGTGACGGGATGGCCGGGGGGCATGGCCACTTCGAGACTGTTGAAGTTCTCTGGATTTTACAAACTCTGTGAAAGCGGTGATCGTTTAAACGGAAATGTCAAAGTGGTTGAAGGAGAAGAACTTAGAGAATACATTATAGGAGGTTTTGGTTACCCTCTTCTTCCGTGGCTTATTACACCATATGAAGGTGACGACCTCTCAGATGCTATGTTGGATTTCAATGCATTGCATGAGACTGCTAGGTCAGTTGCAGTGAAGGCTTTTGCGCTATTGAAGGGAGGTTGGAGAATCCTTAATAAGGTTATGTGGAGACCTGATAAACAGAAACTCCCAAGTATCATCCTCGTGTGTTGTTTACTTCATAATATTATCATTGATTGCGGAGACCGATTACATCCTGACGTTGCGTTATCTGGTCATCATGACCCAGGATATGAGGGACAGAGCTGCAAGCAGATTGAATCAACAGGGAGATTAATGAGGGACAAATTAACTAAACACTTACAG GGCATCTCTTCCCCAAGGAAAAAGAGGGCCTCGTCAAAAAGCTTTGCTTCAGACCATGCTGAAGATAAAAACGGAGTTCAGGTGCAAGATCTTTCTGAATGTAGAAGAGGCTACTTCATGGTCCTTGAGTATATGTGA